A window of Longispora fulva contains these coding sequences:
- a CDS encoding ClpP family protease produces the protein MDTTATLDDDLSKRLLHERIIVLGSDVEDQIANRICAQLLALSAEDPRRDVALYLNSRGGSVLAGLAVYDMMQLIPNDVITVAMGLAGSMAQFLLCAGTPGKRFALPNAQILMHQGSAGLGGTAADVEIYASQLERISTVMSTLTAGHTGQPVATIVQDGLRDRWFSAQEALDYGMVDHLVEHIDDIRPGVVKHRMGA, from the coding sequence ATGGACACCACCGCCACGTTGGATGACGACCTCAGTAAGAGACTGCTGCACGAACGGATCATCGTGCTCGGGTCCGATGTCGAGGACCAGATCGCCAACCGGATCTGCGCGCAGCTTCTGGCCCTGTCCGCCGAGGACCCGCGCCGTGACGTCGCGCTGTACCTGAACTCGCGAGGCGGATCGGTGCTCGCGGGGCTGGCCGTCTACGACATGATGCAGCTCATCCCCAACGATGTGATCACCGTGGCGATGGGGCTGGCCGGGAGTATGGCGCAGTTCCTGTTGTGCGCCGGGACGCCGGGCAAGCGGTTTGCGCTGCCCAACGCGCAGATCCTCATGCACCAGGGGTCGGCTGGGCTGGGCGGCACCGCTGCCGACGTGGAGATCTACGCCAGCCAGCTGGAACGGATCAGCACCGTGATGAGCACGTTGACCGCCGGGCACACCGGGCAGCCGGTCGCGACGATCGTGCAGGACGGGCTGCGGGATCGCTGGTTCAGTGCGCAGGAGGCGCTCGACTACGGGATGGTCGACCACCTCGTCGAGCACATCGACGACATCCGCCCTGGCGTGGTCAAGCACCGGATGGGGGCGTAG
- a CDS encoding CAP domain-containing protein codes for MSVAARARGDASADVSQSPRAAGSPRSSGATLTLPEVRAFATRRGRTVTADRSARVDAVAGSPFSRSENPLRLPSFPASAQFLRAATVCLALAAAVAGCGSPRSAPVAQPTPSSPAIESPTPTPSPTPSASPSAAQQSPRPAAQPPRTSAPPQPARDQSGVTVRGRSELVTALNVKRQAMRLKPVAYNANLSALGEDCARKSLAAGKMTHCGYEVLAMGGPNMTVDQLIAMWFNSPPHKAALTHPTSTIAGGAIVSNGRNVVAAIRIDY; via the coding sequence GTGTCCGTCGCGGCCAGAGCCCGGGGCGACGCAAGCGCTGACGTTTCCCAGTCCCCGCGTGCCGCAGGCTCACCCCGCAGCTCCGGCGCGACCTTAACTTTGCCTGAAGTTCGGGCCTTCGCGACACGGCGCGGCCGTACGGTGACCGCTGATCGATCCGCCCGGGTCGACGCGGTCGCCGGCAGCCCGTTCTCTCGCTCGGAGAATCCCTTGAGACTCCCTTCCTTTCCCGCATCCGCACAGTTCCTGCGCGCGGCCACCGTGTGTCTGGCCCTCGCGGCGGCGGTGGCCGGATGCGGGTCTCCCCGATCCGCCCCCGTCGCCCAGCCCACCCCCTCAAGCCCGGCAATCGAATCCCCCACCCCGACGCCGTCACCCACTCCGAGCGCGTCGCCATCGGCCGCGCAGCAGTCCCCCCGCCCGGCGGCCCAGCCCCCACGCACCTCAGCCCCGCCGCAGCCGGCGCGCGACCAGTCGGGTGTCACCGTCCGGGGCCGCTCCGAACTGGTCACGGCCCTGAACGTGAAACGCCAGGCCATGAGACTCAAGCCGGTGGCCTACAACGCGAACCTGTCCGCGCTGGGCGAGGACTGCGCGCGAAAGTCCCTGGCCGCGGGAAAGATGACACACTGCGGATATGAGGTACTGGCCATGGGCGGCCCGAACATGACCGTCGACCAGCTGATCGCCATGTGGTTCAACAGTCCACCGCACAAGGCCGCCCTGACCCATCCGACGTCCACGATCGCGGGCGGTGCCATCGTCAGCAACGGCAGGAACGTGGTGGCCGCCATCAGAATCGACTACTGA
- a CDS encoding S9 family peptidase, which produces MRRASWHPDGMSLVFEADHKGDDLTQLYLVAPGDEEPQAITETVGAQFKLPTGRAFSPDGQFIAYEGNDRDPADQDIIVRTVKTGEVRRIYTDGGRMSLGGWSPDGSELSFSLGTGGYDHVLHVVSVEDGAVRRLSPPENASVYLGPWLPDGSGIVVRTDAGREFKGLAVINAADGHLTWLDTPDWDVESVTLSANGRVLVWMVNVDGATELHARDLTTGDDLPVPALPLGQADELAVSADGSFAVMRMSTPARPWNIAVVDLATGAVRWLTDSRPEAADSTSFVEPTLVHYETFDGRTIPAYLYRPTDKVAPIGVLLSVHGGPTYQERPVYMYDGFYQYLASQGIAVLAPNARGSTGYGKPYQKLVYRDWGGDDLKDFAHAARYLQAQDWADPAKIGLFGASYGGFVVLSCLARLPEIDWAAGVSMFGPSNLVTLAEATPKAFRSLVAEVIGDPDTEADRMLAQSPITYADQIRSPLFVWQGARDTRVPQGESDQLVDRLRARGVEVRYDVYPDEGHGLTKTENQIQARSDVAEFLIAHLRN; this is translated from the coding sequence GTGCGACGGGCCTCGTGGCATCCCGACGGGATGTCCCTGGTGTTCGAAGCCGACCACAAGGGTGACGACCTGACCCAGCTGTACCTGGTCGCTCCGGGGGACGAAGAGCCGCAGGCCATCACCGAGACTGTCGGGGCCCAGTTCAAGTTGCCGACGGGTCGGGCGTTCTCCCCGGATGGTCAGTTCATCGCATATGAGGGCAACGATCGTGATCCGGCGGATCAGGACATCATCGTCCGGACGGTCAAGACCGGTGAGGTGCGTCGGATCTACACGGACGGCGGCCGGATGAGCCTCGGCGGTTGGTCGCCGGACGGGTCGGAGTTGAGCTTCAGTCTGGGTACCGGCGGATATGACCACGTGCTCCATGTGGTTTCCGTTGAGGACGGCGCGGTGCGGCGGCTTTCCCCGCCCGAGAACGCGTCTGTTTATCTCGGCCCATGGCTGCCAGATGGATCCGGCATCGTGGTGCGCACGGATGCCGGGCGGGAATTCAAGGGCCTCGCGGTGATCAACGCCGCCGACGGCCACTTGACCTGGCTCGACACCCCGGACTGGGATGTCGAGTCGGTCACGTTGTCCGCGAACGGCCGGGTGCTGGTATGGATGGTCAACGTCGACGGCGCCACCGAACTGCACGCCCGGGACCTGACCACCGGCGACGATCTGCCGGTGCCCGCACTGCCCCTGGGGCAGGCCGACGAGCTGGCTGTCTCGGCAGACGGCAGCTTCGCCGTCATGCGCATGTCCACGCCCGCCCGCCCCTGGAACATCGCAGTGGTCGACCTCGCCACCGGGGCCGTCCGGTGGCTGACGGACTCCCGGCCAGAGGCGGCGGATTCCACCTCCTTCGTCGAGCCGACCCTGGTGCACTACGAGACCTTCGACGGTCGCACCATCCCGGCCTACCTCTACCGTCCGACGGACAAGGTCGCGCCGATCGGGGTGCTGCTATCCGTGCACGGCGGCCCGACATACCAGGAGAGGCCCGTCTACATGTACGACGGGTTCTACCAGTACCTGGCCAGCCAGGGCATCGCCGTGCTCGCTCCCAACGCGCGCGGCTCCACGGGATACGGCAAGCCCTACCAGAAGCTCGTCTACCGAGACTGGGGCGGAGACGATCTCAAAGACTTCGCCCACGCCGCCCGCTACCTACAGGCGCAAGACTGGGCCGACCCCGCCAAGATCGGACTGTTCGGGGCCTCCTACGGCGGATTCGTCGTGCTGTCCTGCCTGGCCAGGCTGCCCGAGATCGACTGGGCCGCCGGAGTGAGCATGTTCGGTCCGAGCAACCTCGTCACCCTCGCCGAGGCGACCCCGAAGGCGTTCCGCTCCCTGGTCGCCGAGGTGATCGGTGACCCGGACACCGAAGCCGACCGGATGCTCGCCCAGTCACCGATCACCTACGCCGACCAGATCCGCAGCCCACTGTTCGTCTGGCAGGGCGCCAGGGACACCCGCGTGCCGCAGGGCGAGAGCGACCAGCTGGTCGACCGACTACGGGCCCGTGGGGTGGAAGTCCGCTACGACGTGTACCCGGACGAGGGCCACGGTCTGACGAAGACGGAGAACCAGATCCAGGCCCGGTCGGACGTCGCCGAGTTCCTCATCGCCCATCTGAGGAACTAG
- a CDS encoding ATP-dependent Clp protease proteolytic subunit, which translates to MGQYTIPTVIERTSRGERAFDIYSRLLSERIIFLGTEITDDVANVIIAQLLHLQSESADTEIAFYINSRGGSYSALTAIYDTMQYVRPDVATLCVGQASSAAAVLLAAGTPGKRTVLRHAKVVLHQPSTEEGSFDVAQGTLPDLAIRAREVSRVRAEMDDILSRHTGHPVQKIHHDIDRHKTFSADEAVEYGLADEVITTVKAFPRG; encoded by the coding sequence ATGGGCCAGTACACGATTCCCACCGTGATCGAGCGGACCTCGCGCGGCGAGCGTGCCTTCGACATCTACTCCCGGCTGCTGTCGGAGCGGATCATCTTCCTCGGCACGGAGATCACCGATGACGTCGCCAACGTGATCATCGCGCAGCTGCTGCACCTGCAGTCCGAGAGCGCCGACACGGAGATCGCGTTCTACATCAACTCGCGGGGTGGCTCCTACAGCGCGCTGACCGCGATCTACGACACGATGCAGTACGTCCGGCCGGACGTCGCCACCTTGTGCGTCGGGCAGGCGTCCTCGGCGGCGGCCGTGTTGCTGGCGGCGGGGACGCCCGGAAAGCGGACGGTGCTCAGGCACGCCAAGGTGGTGCTGCACCAGCCTTCCACGGAGGAGGGTTCGTTCGACGTCGCCCAGGGGACACTGCCAGACCTGGCGATCCGGGCGCGCGAGGTGTCGCGGGTGAGGGCCGAGATGGATGACATTCTCAGCCGGCATACCGGTCATCCGGTGCAGAAGATCCACCACGACATCGATCGGCACAAGACGTTCAGCGCCGACGAGGCGGTCGAGTACGGCTTGGCCGATGAGGTCATCACGACCGTGAAGGCATTCCCGAGGGGCTAG
- a CDS encoding DnaB-like helicase C-terminal domain-containing protein, whose protein sequence is MEEHRCTKQNTNETEGDMPPLKRSDTPPGPVTELFDRLHELHLDAGEPSTRRIAKLTDGIVAFSTVYSIFRGPKVPGWGLLELVVDALGGNEDEFRRLWKAAIQAERLAQSSETRSVGDLGKLAGRPHEEPTEHNHGGITSGLLLSDTFQLVLDTIESMGETPVVVPTGFVDLDRLLSGLQPGTITAITGEPTVGKLTLAMDLLRTVAIRHGMPCILYTANLTKVDATYRILSAEARVPLHVIRSGQLSDDDWTKLARRMGEVTEAPLMIDDAALMTVEEMCDQALAIHAELPLRLVVVDTLLPPQRDESRRALADLRALARRLNCPVVVVGPLDSLPAPGTAPGVANVDPVVFESADVVIVLHREELHDVETPRVGEADLLVVKHRNGPRDTITVAAQLHLCRFVDIAAY, encoded by the coding sequence ATGGAGGAACACCGCTGTACGAAACAGAACACCAACGAGACGGAAGGCGACATGCCTCCCCTGAAGCGAAGCGACACCCCGCCTGGCCCGGTCACAGAGTTGTTCGACCGACTGCACGAGCTCCACCTAGACGCTGGCGAGCCCAGCACCCGACGGATCGCCAAGCTGACGGACGGCATCGTCGCCTTCTCCACGGTCTACTCGATCTTCCGTGGGCCGAAAGTGCCGGGCTGGGGCCTGTTGGAACTCGTCGTGGACGCTCTCGGCGGCAATGAGGACGAGTTCCGCCGGCTGTGGAAGGCTGCGATCCAGGCCGAGCGTCTAGCCCAGAGCAGCGAGACACGAAGTGTCGGTGATTTGGGGAAGCTGGCGGGGCGGCCCCACGAGGAACCCACCGAGCACAACCACGGCGGGATAACCTCGGGCCTGCTGCTGAGCGACACGTTTCAGCTCGTCCTCGACACCATCGAGTCGATGGGCGAGACCCCTGTCGTGGTGCCGACGGGCTTCGTCGATTTGGACCGGTTGTTGAGCGGACTGCAACCCGGGACGATCACCGCGATCACGGGCGAGCCCACGGTCGGCAAACTGACCCTGGCGATGGACCTGCTGCGGACCGTGGCTATCCGTCACGGCATGCCGTGCATCTTGTACACGGCGAATCTGACCAAAGTCGACGCGACATACCGCATCCTGTCCGCTGAGGCCCGAGTGCCACTACATGTAATCCGTTCCGGGCAGCTGTCCGACGACGATTGGACGAAGCTCGCCCGGCGGATGGGCGAGGTAACAGAGGCACCCTTGATGATTGATGACGCGGCGCTAATGACGGTCGAGGAGATGTGCGACCAGGCCCTCGCCATACATGCGGAGTTGCCCCTCCGCCTGGTCGTGGTCGATACCCTCCTGCCCCCACAGCGTGACGAATCCCGCAGGGCATTGGCCGACCTAAGAGCGTTGGCTCGACGTTTGAACTGCCCGGTTGTCGTCGTCGGCCCTCTGGACTCGTTGCCGGCACCCGGCACTGCCCCTGGAGTCGCCAATGTCGACCCGGTCGTGTTCGAGTCCGCGGACGTTGTGATCGTGTTGCATCGCGAGGAGCTGCACGACGTCGAGACGCCTCGGGTCGGCGAAGCCGACCTGCTGGTGGTAAAGCACAGAAACGGCCCTCGGGACACAATCACGGTGGCCGCGCAGCTGCACCTGTGCCGCTTCGTCGACATCGCCGCATACTGA
- a CDS encoding CPBP family intramembrane glutamic endopeptidase: METTTNARTGIRTEIALVLGVSLGASAVYSAVSLLAKLTAGKPLADQHATLNASQAPGRPWLDLTYQLLGIAFAVLPALFAVHLLRRDDPQALRVERRPLFDTLTGAGLAALIGIPGLVLYVGARALGLNASVIPAALPDMWWTVPVLILAAVQNAILEEVVVVGYLLTRLRQLHVRLPVALAASALLRGSYHLYQGFGAFVGNAIMGLVFGLVFTRTRRVWPLIIAHSVLDIVAFVGWTLGGNKLLS; encoded by the coding sequence GTGGAGACGACGACGAATGCGCGCACCGGGATCCGTACCGAGATCGCCCTGGTCCTCGGGGTGTCCCTCGGAGCCTCGGCCGTCTACTCCGCGGTGAGCCTGCTGGCCAAACTGACCGCCGGCAAGCCACTGGCCGACCAGCACGCGACCCTGAACGCCTCCCAGGCCCCGGGCCGGCCGTGGCTCGACCTTACCTACCAGCTGCTCGGAATCGCCTTCGCCGTCCTCCCGGCCCTGTTCGCCGTGCACCTGCTCCGCCGGGACGACCCGCAAGCACTGCGCGTCGAACGCCGACCACTCTTCGACACGCTCACCGGCGCGGGCCTCGCGGCACTGATCGGCATCCCCGGCCTGGTCCTGTACGTCGGAGCCCGGGCCCTGGGCCTCAACGCGAGCGTCATCCCCGCCGCCCTGCCCGACATGTGGTGGACCGTGCCGGTACTCATCCTCGCCGCCGTGCAGAACGCGATCCTGGAGGAGGTGGTCGTCGTCGGCTACCTGCTGACCAGACTGCGGCAGCTGCACGTCCGGCTGCCCGTCGCGCTGGCCGCGAGCGCGCTCCTGCGCGGTTCGTACCACCTGTACCAAGGATTCGGCGCCTTCGTCGGCAACGCGATCATGGGCCTGGTGTTCGGCCTGGTCTTCACGCGGACCCGCCGGGTGTGGCCGTTGATCATCGCGCACTCGGTGCTGGACATCGTCGCGTTCGTGGGGTGGACGCTCGGCGGAAACAAACTCCTCTCCTAG
- a CDS encoding zinc-ribbon domain-containing protein, protein MSAVRGAEPADGSSTGVAVQCGSGSVAAADGGGRRSRARRGLFADESRVLVAEWAVDLNGPIPTALTAGSGLRVWWRCGQCGHTWQAVVGVRVRTGTGCPACAPARGLATRQAGRTLAMVRPDLVAEWDHERNDIAAQAVTAGSGRVVWWRCSRCGWQWQAQIATRVRVPEGTGCPSCAGRYCQPLSESHPHLAAQWDRARNPVGPGEVTAGSVRVVAWRCARGHHWTATIASRASGAGGCLHCPRTPTPPLSMSHPWLATAWDTESSGPLRDVVTSGTAAVVGWRCEQGHRWTAAIKARAAGAHPCPRCPATNKRQPGTPSAAKLDPDQVRAIRADPRPTREIAHTHQVTTSTITRIKSGRSWPNLT, encoded by the coding sequence ATGTCAGCTGTCCGAGGAGCCGAGCCGGCCGACGGGTCCAGCACCGGCGTGGCGGTCCAGTGCGGTTCGGGAAGCGTGGCAGCCGCGGACGGTGGCGGTCGGCGGTCCAGGGCCCGCCGTGGCTTGTTCGCCGACGAGAGCCGTGTATTGGTGGCCGAGTGGGCCGTTGACCTCAATGGGCCGATCCCCACAGCCCTGACAGCAGGGTCGGGTCTGCGGGTCTGGTGGCGGTGCGGGCAGTGCGGCCACACTTGGCAGGCGGTGGTCGGGGTCCGGGTGCGCACCGGTACCGGCTGCCCGGCGTGTGCCCCGGCGCGTGGGCTGGCTACCCGACAGGCCGGGCGGACCTTGGCGATGGTGCGCCCTGATCTGGTCGCCGAGTGGGACCACGAACGCAACGACATCGCCGCGCAGGCCGTAACCGCCGGATCCGGGCGCGTCGTGTGGTGGCGGTGCTCCCGGTGCGGATGGCAGTGGCAGGCCCAGATCGCTACTCGGGTCCGTGTCCCCGAAGGCACCGGCTGCCCGTCCTGCGCCGGCCGCTACTGCCAGCCTTTGTCCGAGTCACACCCGCACTTGGCAGCTCAATGGGACCGTGCACGCAACCCGGTCGGCCCGGGTGAGGTCACAGCCGGATCCGTGCGGGTCGTGGCGTGGCGGTGCGCTCGCGGACACCACTGGACGGCGACGATCGCCTCCCGGGCCTCCGGAGCCGGAGGGTGCTTGCACTGCCCGCGCACGCCCACCCCGCCGTTGTCGATGTCCCACCCTTGGCTGGCCACTGCATGGGACACCGAGAGCAGCGGCCCCTTGCGCGATGTCGTCACCTCCGGCACTGCGGCCGTCGTCGGTTGGCGCTGCGAGCAGGGGCACCGCTGGACCGCCGCCATCAAAGCCCGGGCAGCCGGCGCCCACCCGTGCCCCCGATGCCCGGCCACCAACAAGCGCCAGCCCGGCACCCCATCGGCGGCCAAGCTTGACCCGGATCAGGTCCGCGCCATCCGCGCCGATCCGCGGCCTACCCGCGAGATCGCGCACACCCACCAGGTCACCACCAGCACGATCACCCGCATCAAATCCGGTCGGTCCTGGCCGAACCTCACCTGA
- a CDS encoding SigE family RNA polymerase sigma factor, with product MNEQDFRDFVAARSPALLRTAYLLVGDWHRAEDLLQTSLTKTYLAWRRLGEIDAVEPYVRKVLVNTATSWWRRRWLGERPADVLPEVAGPDESDDLVARDALWRQVRLLPTRQRAVLVLRYYEDQTEAETARLLGVSVGTVKSQTSRALGTLRGRLGDRTLEGVTAR from the coding sequence ATGAACGAACAGGATTTCCGCGACTTCGTGGCCGCCCGCTCGCCGGCGCTGCTGCGGACGGCGTATCTCCTGGTCGGCGACTGGCACCGGGCTGAGGACCTGCTCCAGACGTCGCTGACCAAGACGTATCTCGCGTGGCGGCGGCTCGGGGAGATCGACGCCGTGGAGCCGTACGTCCGGAAGGTCCTGGTCAACACGGCGACGAGTTGGTGGCGGCGGCGGTGGCTGGGGGAACGGCCCGCCGACGTTCTGCCGGAGGTCGCCGGGCCGGACGAGTCCGACGACCTGGTGGCCCGCGACGCGCTCTGGCGGCAGGTCCGGCTGCTGCCGACCCGGCAGCGCGCGGTTCTCGTGCTGCGGTACTACGAGGACCAGACCGAAGCGGAGACCGCCCGGCTCCTCGGAGTGAGCGTCGGGACCGTGAAGAGCCAGACCTCCCGCGCGCTGGGCACCCTGCGCGGCCGGCTCGGCGACCGCACTCTGGAAGGGGTGACCGCGCGATGA
- a CDS encoding LysR family substrate-binding domain-containing protein, translating into MPAAEDRRPPTFRLLIVPGVTVDKWSRVWSERRPEVALRIMPAEHAQLGALLSGEADAGLVRLPVDPDMFHAIPLYTEATVVVVPRDHPLAASDEVTLADLVDLKLSQPLDDVLPWTGPPTATLTAPRPATTVDAVELVAATVGVLLVPQSLARLHNRRDVTYRVVTDAPQSSVALVWRRDEQNDLIEEMIGIVRGRTANSTRGRTQPPPPAGEPARRSGVRRGQSPGRRKR; encoded by the coding sequence ATGCCCGCCGCCGAGGATCGCCGCCCGCCGACATTCCGGCTACTGATCGTCCCCGGCGTCACCGTGGACAAGTGGAGCCGCGTGTGGTCCGAGCGGCGGCCGGAGGTGGCGCTGCGGATCATGCCCGCCGAGCACGCCCAGCTCGGGGCCCTCCTTTCGGGGGAGGCGGACGCCGGCCTGGTCCGGCTTCCGGTGGATCCGGACATGTTCCACGCCATTCCGCTGTACACCGAGGCGACCGTCGTCGTGGTCCCCCGCGACCACCCGCTCGCCGCGTCCGACGAGGTCACCCTCGCCGATCTCGTCGACCTGAAGCTGTCGCAGCCGTTGGACGACGTGCTCCCCTGGACCGGCCCGCCGACCGCCACGCTGACGGCCCCCCGCCCCGCCACCACCGTCGACGCCGTCGAGCTCGTGGCCGCGACCGTCGGCGTCCTCCTCGTTCCGCAGTCCCTCGCCCGGCTGCACAACCGCCGCGACGTCACCTACCGGGTGGTCACCGACGCCCCACAGTCGTCCGTCGCGCTCGTCTGGCGGCGCGACGAGCAGAACGATCTGATCGAGGAGATGATCGGCATCGTCCGCGGCCGGACCGCGAACAGCACCCGGGGCCGGACCCAGCCGCCGCCCCCGGCCGGCGAACCGGCCCGGCGATCGGGTGTCCGTCGCGGCCAGAGCCCGGGGCGACGCAAGCGCTGA
- a CDS encoding tetratricopeptide repeat protein, giving the protein MEQRRFDDAESGFQRALDTSRILGDLAGEAQCLRGMGLCLQQQGHPDRAKVTLLRALDLVAQPRPTILEGFIRSSLENLLASSSDGR; this is encoded by the coding sequence ATGGAGCAGCGGCGATTCGATGATGCCGAGTCTGGATTCCAGCGCGCCCTCGACACCAGCCGGATCCTCGGTGACCTGGCAGGGGAGGCACAGTGTCTTCGCGGGATGGGTCTGTGCCTTCAGCAGCAGGGCCACCCCGACCGGGCGAAGGTGACCCTGCTGCGGGCGCTCGACCTAGTGGCCCAGCCCCGGCCGACGATTCTCGAAGGCTTCATCAGAAGCTCACTCGAGAACCTGCTGGCTAGTTCCTCAGATGGGCGATGA
- a CDS encoding GbsR/MarR family transcriptional regulator, protein MPGGRLTQPERQQIALGLADGLAYAEIARRLDRPTSTVTREVMRNGGPTTYRADLAHRATERRTHRRRQAPPQGPRSAVQAHGRDAEAVAEYEETFTTLLMQQGLPKMMSRVLTCLYTTDVGSLTAAELAGRLQISPASVSKAITFLESQGLIRRERDERRRERYVVDDDVWYQSTIASARSSALLAETARKGVSVLGPGTPAAARLESIARFVDFIGESIARAAEQAREVLHTRAPSAPGGTTGPDPDRG, encoded by the coding sequence ATGCCGGGAGGCAGACTCACCCAGCCGGAACGCCAGCAGATCGCGCTGGGGCTCGCCGACGGCCTCGCCTACGCGGAGATCGCCCGACGGCTCGACCGTCCGACCTCGACGGTCACGCGCGAGGTCATGCGCAACGGCGGCCCCACCACCTACCGCGCCGACCTGGCCCATCGCGCCACCGAACGCCGCACCCACCGGCGCAGGCAGGCCCCGCCCCAGGGGCCACGATCGGCGGTGCAGGCCCACGGCCGCGACGCCGAGGCCGTGGCCGAGTACGAGGAGACGTTCACCACCCTGCTCATGCAGCAGGGCCTGCCCAAGATGATGTCCAGGGTGCTGACCTGCCTCTACACCACAGACGTCGGCAGCCTCACCGCGGCGGAACTCGCCGGGCGCCTCCAGATCAGCCCGGCGTCGGTCTCCAAGGCGATCACGTTCCTCGAAAGCCAGGGCCTCATCCGCCGGGAACGCGACGAACGCCGCCGCGAGCGCTACGTCGTCGACGACGACGTCTGGTACCAGTCGACGATCGCCAGCGCCCGGTCCAGCGCCCTGCTCGCCGAGACCGCACGCAAGGGCGTCAGCGTCCTCGGCCCCGGCACCCCGGCCGCCGCCCGACTGGAGAGCATCGCCCGCTTCGTCGACTTCATCGGCGAGAGCATCGCCCGCGCCGCGGAGCAGGCCCGCGAGGTCCTGCACACCAGGGCCCCGTCGGCCCCGGGCGGCACCACCGGGCCGGATCCGGATCGCGGATAG
- a CDS encoding DUF5997 family protein encodes MSKPKKSQMMKPSTAALKLEVYLPATPPEFQEGMVSREEFDDLQHNPPPWLADLRKNGPHPRHVVAARLRVSNSGLARAGITEPLTTAEIADLIADPPEWLVRERETYAEVLREQRIQREKE; translated from the coding sequence GTGAGCAAGCCTAAGAAGTCCCAGATGATGAAGCCCTCGACAGCGGCGCTGAAGCTCGAGGTATACCTGCCGGCCACGCCTCCGGAGTTCCAGGAGGGCATGGTGTCCCGGGAGGAGTTCGACGACCTCCAGCACAACCCGCCGCCGTGGCTGGCCGACCTGCGCAAGAACGGCCCGCACCCGCGGCACGTCGTCGCCGCCCGGCTGCGGGTGTCCAACAGCGGGCTGGCGCGCGCGGGCATCACGGAACCGCTCACGACCGCGGAGATCGCCGACCTCATCGCCGACCCGCCGGAGTGGCTCGTCCGCGAGCGCGAGACGTACGCCGAGGTGCTGCGGGAGCAGCGGATCCAGCGGGAAAAAGAGTAG